From Leptolyngbya sp. KIOST-1, one genomic window encodes:
- a CDS encoding DUF3288 family protein, whose product MADTTKDQQHPQYKTDRQVVSQLLVGEATDYNLVELARLMIRYDGFPGARDIQADLKKALGRWQLTESELFEKTRAIHQQGEVYKGLGRGREDWS is encoded by the coding sequence ATGGCAGACACGACCAAAGACCAGCAGCACCCGCAGTACAAGACCGATCGCCAGGTGGTGAGCCAGCTTTTGGTCGGCGAAGCCACCGACTACAACCTGGTGGAACTGGCCCGGTTGATGATTCGCTACGACGGATTTCCCGGTGCCCGCGACATCCAGGCCGACCTCAAAAAAGCCCTTGGTCGCTGGCAGCTCACCGAAAGCGAGCTGTTTGAAAAAACCCGCGCCATTCACCAGCAGGGCGAGGTGTATAAGGGGCTGGGCCGAGGCCGCGAAGACTGGAGCTAG
- a CDS encoding Uma2 family endonuclease, translated as MTPSTAKVLCTFEDYIAYDDGSENRYELVDGELVAMSPPVMEHFLIAKFLEQALDIEIRRLQRPWLCFRESGVRTGLRKSRLTDVSVVTLDQAQELKGRSVVFSTSPLLVIEVVSPDSVTRDYRYKRTEYAALEIPEYWIVDPLELKVTVLTFNEGLYDETVFVGDQPLVSPTFPALALTVDQVLAAGELP; from the coding sequence ATGACCCCATCCACCGCAAAAGTACTTTGTACGTTTGAAGACTACATTGCCTATGATGACGGCTCTGAGAATCGCTACGAGCTAGTTGATGGGGAGCTAGTTGCAATGTCACCGCCTGTTATGGAGCATTTTTTAATTGCCAAATTCTTAGAACAGGCACTAGATATCGAAATTAGGAGACTTCAGCGTCCTTGGCTATGTTTTCGTGAATCAGGTGTAAGGACTGGACTACGAAAATCACGACTCACTGATGTGTCTGTAGTTACACTCGATCAGGCCCAAGAGCTAAAAGGCAGATCGGTTGTTTTTTCAACTTCTCCCCTGCTGGTGATAGAAGTCGTCAGCCCCGACTCTGTTACCCGTGACTACCGCTATAAACGCACCGAGTACGCTGCCCTAGAGATTCCTGAATACTGGATTGTTGATCCTCTAGAACTTAAGGTGACGGTGCTGACGTTTAACGAAGGGCTTTACGACGAAACCGTATTTGTAGGGGATCAGCCCCTGGTGTCGCCTACGTTTCCAGCGCTAGCGTTGACGGTGGATCAAGTTTTGGCAGCGGGGGAGTTGCCCTAG